In the genome of Actinomycetota bacterium, the window CACGTACATGAACTTGGGCGTGCCCGAGGGCGCGGGCCCGGTGGGCCAGTCCGCCGACGCGGAGGTCGAGGAAGCAGCGGTCTCCTCGGCCGGTGTCTGAAGGGCGTCGAGCAGTGTCTCGGCTTCGACTGCCGTGATCTTGCCCTCGGCGAGCATGCCGAGGATGCGGGTCCGATCTTCACTCATGATGTCCAACTCCCTTTCTAGATGATTCTGATATTGACGCGGTCGGAACCGTCGACGTCCACGCACGTGCCGCGGCACTCGCCAAGCAGCGACGTGAGGCGCAAGATGAGTTCGGTGTAGCGGTGGAAGCGCGCACCCGCGAGCCACGTGACGATGTCGACGAACACCGTCGCGCAGAGCGCGAGGGCCACGAGCACGAGCAGCAGTGGCCACAACAGGAACAGCGGCAGCCAGAACCACCAGCCCTTCTTGTCGGCCTCCTTCACGCTCACGTAGATGATTGCTGGAGGAAGAATCATCGCCCTCGCCTGAGCCTTTCCGCCGCCTCAGTCGCCGTGAGTTCGCCGCGATCGAGCTGGCCGAGGACGTCCTCGCTGTCCAACGTCGGCTCGATCTCGATCTGCACGAGTTGGAGCTGGGTCGCGACGCGGTTGAGCCGGTTCTTGATGGTCGGGTAGCTTACGCCGAACGCTTTCTCCATATGTTTGATCGATCCGTGGCAGCGGACGAACTCGCCAACGAAGACCTGATCCTCGTAGCGCAATCCCGCCAGAGGCGGCAGCTCGAACTCGCCTTCGATGGTCACGCCGGAGTCGTGCAGGCGAACGCCGGTTACGGCGAACTTGCGGTCTCCGGTCAGATCGGTCAACTCGTGCCATTCGTGTGCCATGAGGGGCCTTTCGTTGAGTTCCTGCGGTCATAGTGTACCCAGGAATCAAGAAAGTCAAGCGAGAACTTAAGAAAATCAAGTTCAGGCGGCAAACACGGGATTGCGCCCGAATGGCCTAGGGCACGCCGGACGGGGTATCGTGGGGGCATGGAGAATCAACCCCCCGTCACGGTTCGCATGTTCGGTCTGCTGCACTCCGCCCGGAGCGCCGCCGGCTTGCCGTCGCTCGTGGAGGTCGAGGTCCCGGCCGACGGCACAACCGCACGCGAGATAGCGGTCAACCTCGAGCTCGATCTCGATATCATCGAGGGCGTGTTCGTGAACCGGACCGTCTACGATATCGGGCACATCGTGCGTCCTGGCGACCGGATAGCGTTCGTGCCACAGGGCACGCCAGGCCCTCATCGCGTCTACCTCGGGCTGTATCGCGCTGGCCAAGAAACGCATAATGATTCTGGCGATACGGCAGACTGACTCCTCTGCCATGGGGAATACAGAATGAAACTCGAATGTCTGGGCGCCGCTTGAGCGTGTCGACGGCGCGTGTGTATGGAGGAGGAATCGTATGAGGTACATCTTGCGTGTCAACATGTCGGACCTCTCGATCACGAAGGAGGATCTGCCTGCTTCGCGGGCACGCTACGGAGGTCGAGTTCTGACTTCCGCGATCGTGTTCGATGAAGTGCCGCCTACGGCCGACCCGTTGGGGCCGGACAACGTACTCGTGTTCGCACCGGGTCTCCTTGGCGGGACGAGCACGCCGAACGGCGGGCGCTTGTCGGTCGGGGCGAAGAGCCCGTTGACCGGCGGCATCAAGGAGTCGAACTCCGGCGGTCAGGCGGCCAACGCGCTCGGGCGTCTGGGCATCGCGGCGATCGTCGTCACCGGCAAGCCAGCCGATCCCTCGGCACGCTACCAGCTCACGATCGAGGCGGACGGGGAGGCTTCGCTCTCACGCATCGACCAGTGGGCCGGGGCCGGCAACTATGCCGTCGCGGATGCGATCAAGGGAACACGTCCCGAGGGCGATCGCTACTCGACCATCACGAACGGGCCAGCCGGCGAGGCTGGTATGAGGGCTGCGGGCATCGCTATCTCGGACATGAAGGGCTACCCGAACCGCTTTGCTGGCCGTGGCGGCCTGGGTGCGGTGATGGGCTCCAAGGGGCTCAAGGCCATCGTCATCTCGGACAAGGGGCTCGGCACGCCCGAGCACGCCGACAAGGAGGCCTTCAGCGCCGCCATCAAGACGTTCTCGGCCGCGCTCAAGGAACATCCGGTCTCCGGCCAGGCTCTGCCGACGTACGGCACGAACGTACTCACGAACATCCTCTCTGAAGCGGGCGGACTTCCGACCCGGAACTTCTCATCCGGCACGTTCGAGGGCGCGGAGGCGACGAGCGGTGAGCGTCAGCGAGAGGTCATCCTCGAGCGTGGCGGCGACGTGCAGCACGGCTGCCATACGGGTTGCGTCATCCAGTGCTCGCGCTACTGGGTCGACAAGGACGGCCACTACAAGACGAAGGGACCGGAGTACGAGACGGTTTGGTCGTTCGGCGCTGACTGTGGGATAGACGACCTCGACGATATCGCCGAGCTCGACCGCGCGTGCGGTGACTTCGGCCTCGACACCATCGAGATGGGCGCCACCATGGCGGTCTACATGGCTTCCGGCGCGCTGGAGTTCGGCGAC includes:
- a CDS encoding DUF2089 family protein, with amino-acid sequence MAHEWHELTDLTGDRKFAVTGVRLHDSGVTIEGEFELPPLAGLRYEDQVFVGEFVRCHGSIKHMEKAFGVSYPTIKNRLNRVATQLQLVQIEIEPTLDSEDVLGQLDRGELTATEAAERLRRGR
- a CDS encoding MoaD/ThiS family protein, whose translation is MENQPPVTVRMFGLLHSARSAAGLPSLVEVEVPADGTTAREIAVNLELDLDIIEGVFVNRTVYDIGHIVRPGDRIAFVPQGTPGPHRVYLGLYRAGQETHNDSGDTAD
- a CDS encoding aldehyde ferredoxin oxidoreductase C-terminal domain-containing protein — translated: MRYILRVNMSDLSITKEDLPASRARYGGRVLTSAIVFDEVPPTADPLGPDNVLVFAPGLLGGTSTPNGGRLSVGAKSPLTGGIKESNSGGQAANALGRLGIAAIVVTGKPADPSARYQLTIEADGEASLSRIDQWAGAGNYAVADAIKGTRPEGDRYSTITNGPAGEAGMRAAGIAISDMKGYPNRFAGRGGLGAVMGSKGLKAIVISDKGLGTPEHADKEAFSAAIKTFSAALKEHPVSGQALPTYGTNVLTNILSEAGGLPTRNFSSGTFEGAEATSGERQREVILERGGDVQHGCHTGCVIQCSRYWVDKDGHYKTKGPEYETVWSFGADCGIDDLDDIAELDRACGDFGLDTIEMGATMAVYMASGALEFGDGKGALAALKSVFEGGEPGRVLGDGAEATGKKFGVKNIPVVKHQALPAYDPRSVMGIGVTYATSTMGADHTAGYAVATNILKVGGDVDPLKPEGQVELSRNLQIATAMLDSFGLCIFVAFPVLDIPEAFTAIHEMAQAHTGQEWDVDALLQLGKETLVYERLFNERAGMGTADDRLPEFFITEELPPHNVTFTVTDADLDTVFDFVPEVAKGMGLA